The stretch of DNA ttttcttccgaattcttttaggactcgcgaaaaattccattcttgttttataacaacaacaacaacaacaacaacaacaacaacaataataataataataataataataataataataataataataataataataataataataataataataataataataataataataaaactacgtgatttgatttatgcatttgagttgaaaagttttgaagacgctaaacgctcaactttgcaatttgaaggagactttaagatacccggacgaagggtgaacggtaattgaggtttaaagcaaaccgaattgaaatagttgatttcagctaaattattccaggtttgggatttagaacaatctatttctggtacgaatcgatatatgtatgtatatatatatatatatatatatatatatatatatatacatacatacatacatacatacgtatatatagtttatatgtgtatatacatgcatgtatataagcttttgcagtatatgaatattctgtgtatatatgtatatttatacgatgtatatatttacatatatatacagacatatatatatacatatacatatatatatatataatatatacatacatatacatgtatatatatataatatatacatacatatacacacacacacacatatatatatatatatatatatatatatatattcatattcatacatacatatacatataaaatatatatatatatatatatatatatatatataaactatatttatatattatatgaatacagtatatttgcatgtactgtacacacacacacacacacacacacacatatatatatatatatatatatatatatatatatatatatatatatattcattcatatacatacatacatatatactgtttgtacatacatacatccctaaatacaacagccttcgtattctcccaactgtttatacatgcaaaagcaaatgtaaaatgcatatcaccaagttatggcttaaccttgatatttcatcgagattccaggtgtggacaagatatctgtccgcaagccactgtacattttgttcttcaaaacggaataacatcttgaaatcacgatcaaatgtgggtaaacggggcatgtattgtttaacatgcctcaaatccacaaaatctgccatcgtaatgagaatcggacagaacaacctttctcttcgaactgcagtctgctactgaccagactcagctttttcgaagcatatgctctttacatgaagtaaagggtcttctttatgtataaccatttacttatatgtgattataaggatatgcttttgctctaaaagtagaagcttttgcttgaaatgtttatgaatacaagtagaaggatttccttcatattttgcaagtataagcatatccttttctttatgaataccgcccattgtagTCCGTTTTTAATTGGAGATGTTATACCATATTGAATTCACTGTCAGCAGTTTGGATGCGAAATTTCTCCAGCTGTGATGGAAAAATCCGGTAATAATTCAAGAAAGTGTTGCTGAAAGAACAGAAACTTGAGAATTGcctcttgaaataagaaaataatggagTATTAAGTGGGTATAAAAAGTCGTAGGAAAATAACTTGGAAAGAATCAGGACAAttcaaaaatttttaaataaaaatgactGAAGTGTAAAAGATAACTTGAAAGGTAATTCCATAAACATTTTCCAACAGTTTTAAAGCCGTGAAGGTGCGTTTAATAAATGTTTTCTTGTTATCCCTCTGAAAAAAACCATTTGTTATTCTTATATTGAATAAAATGTTAAGAGTTCGAACCTGATGTCAAATTCATGTATTATGAATAATATCTAAAAGGGCAAGAACATAAAAGATTTAAGTATTCAGTCAAAAGCTTCGTCGTACTTTTGACTGTTATGTTAAAATTTGATTGCCTTTGGATCATATCATGTAATGTTTCCGTCACAAGCCGATAGAAGATTACTTTTTTATCAAGTAGATTCATACTTTAGGATAAGAAATATTCTTATTGCAAGACGTTTTGTATGATAGCATCATGGAATTGATTCTATTAACACAATCATTAATCATTTAAATTGTCACATGCAATTATGGCCAACTTTCCTAGTCTTTTGAAAATGTGGAAATAGTAAAGTAATAATTTTCATGAGAACATTAAAAGTAGTCgtgtaactcctatgcatttacaATAAGTGAATGTTATATCATGGATAAAGCGCTGGAGATTAGCACTTAGTAGTTTATACGCAATTATTATATAACCattgaatttattaatttttacttacTAGTGCACCTCTTATCCTTTCCATGTTTAGACTTGAATTAACAGACGATAGTTCTTTTTATTGAAGTACTTGTTTAAGTCAATTTGGAGATCAGGTAGGGCTGTTTTATCAATTTTCGAGTTATGTAAGTAGGGGGACTGGGTGGCAATcgtagaaattaatatttttccagTTTCTATGTATTTTATATACCAAAGACCACCAACGTTCGTCTAGCAGAGGTTTTCACTTTGGTAACACAAATACAAAGCTTTATTCTCCACCGCTGGGAGCCTCTGTTATATGTAAATTGTTCACCCAACTCTTTGCTATTGGTAATtgcataaccatcatcatcatcagccggtactagtccactgcagaacaaaggcctcagagatgtccttccactcccgtttgtttgtgtttctgtgccagtctatatccgcaaattttcgtagctcgtcaatccatcgtctttcctcCCTtaactttgtttgcaatctctagggacccattctattattctttttgtacttttttttcttacattatatAATATGGACTTCCAAAATACCTTCACACGTGCGTAGAAATATTTGTTAGCCTTTGTATAAAGAAACTGCAGCAGTTGTAGCCGAATGATAGGCAAAAAGGGTGTATTAATAGCAAAATATTTATTGCTTCTGAACTAAATTGTCTTACaacaataaattataaatatgttccagagtaaaaaaaaaaagatccataaGTTTACCAAAATAATCTGTCTTGAAGCTTATACATTATCGCATAATGTATTTTATGTtcaaaaaataattcaaagtatGAAATTAGGTTATAAAAAACAATTCAATATAACCCTTTTAGCCACTAGGTAAACATTTCTGAATATAATAAATAACTACTACCCTATCGgtagaaaaggaacttttttgttACACATGTTGGTGGAATACACACTTATGTACTTTcactggtacttttgttgatatatataaccATATGGATTGATTAGGTGCTGGAAGTATGGGAACCTCTGTAACATGATGGGAACGCGAACAAGATTTATTATAGGCGAGTCCTCGTTGTTGGAACCACCGTTTTCTGTAACGGTTTCTTGTTCTTGTGTAGACTCCTCTGGTTCTTGGGTAGACTCTTCATCTTTGGTGTTGATAATGTTCGAGTCTATTGGATCAGACCAGCATTCTGCCATGTAATCGTCTAGATTCCTGTTCTGGCATCTATTGACATAGGCAACCCTGTGAGATTATAAACATAGCTATTAATATTGCCAATCAATGCGTTTTTACAATAGCTATGAGGAACACATTTTTATATAATTGGTTATAAAATTGGTtatcaattttttcttgtttttatttcttaagacTAATAGCTTGTATTAATATAAAATGGTAAATAATGTATTAGATGTGAATCGACATTCATTATTATAGGTAATAGCCATCAAATTTTACCACATCATCAGAAGTAATGTAAGAAAGAAATGACCGAACTCACCATGCAGTCAGACCTGTTCCTTTTCCCTTCCATCGTTCTGTGTCCCGGATAATTTTCTTAATGCAAGCCAGGTCATCTGTCAAATCGTCATCTAGGAGAGCTGTAAGAATGAATGACGATAATATGGAAGCATACTTATATGAAATGTTATTGAAAATGTTTACCCTCAGGCTATTTTTCTTGTAAAACATACCCTAATACACGTGTTTTTATTTAGGAAAGAGAATTTAATCAatagtttaaatgaaaaaaaaaatggaattgaatATGAACATTAGAATGTTCTATCTTCCGGAAGATAATGGTTTCAAGGGGTAGAAAGAGTGCTATTTCTGTGGTTgacattaaatataataatatttaggaAATTTAAGAAATATAATACGAAAGCTTGTTTTCAATatttaaagaagtagaggaaaaTAACAGAAGTAACCATACAGTGGTAATAGTGTGCAGTAATGGTCGAATTGACTGGACGAAATATACAGAAGATAAGCTACAAAAGCAAAAAACCCAGGAGTCAAGTAACTAGAATCATAATGAGGAAAATCTGTATTGTGCCATGCTATGGGCATTGTTTATTATAAAATACTTTTTGAGACGTCTGAAAAaggagttgaatttttttttcttaattttctacttATGGATCATTGAGGGGCTTTGAATTGGCTGGATAAAACTGCAATATTGATCATTAGAAATTGAATATTGGACATTCTTTTCTGAGCGGTTAGTTTTCCTGAAGGCAAAAAATAGACTATTCCATTGAAAAATGGATATGAAATAAAGCGGCATTTTCATCGTTGTTCTTTGACTAGCTAATTAGGGAAAATTATAAGGAAAATCAGAGATAACATACATTATATTATTGCtcgttttttaaatataaattataggTTTGAAGAGacagtgtatatatttagatatgatgTAATAATGACCAAAAGAGCGAATGCAAATTTTGCTCACTATTGAAGGTCTGATATGAACAGCAAGAAGACCAGTTTGGTATATAGCCTACAAACAAATTAATTAGTAAGGTATGGCTGTTATTATGGACGATATAAGAACGAAAATAGTTCACTTTATTCTTTAAAAGAACAGACGTATTAAGAGATATGAGAAACGAAAAAGGCATCAGAAACATTAACAGGATGTTGCAAGGTCAAGATATGGAATGACTGGCATAAATGAAATGCTTACTAAGACCAGTGTATGTGTAATGCCATGCGCACGAATGAAGTTGCAAGTTGCTTCTTTTAGCATGAATGTAAGAACAGATCATTTACTAAGAGTCAGGATTCGTTTGTGCCCTTGAGAATCGCGATGTTAGTAGTAATGTAAATTAATATCCTCgatattgttgtggcctgattggtaacgtctctgcctggtgtttgccaggggtttgagttccgctcagacacgttagtgcctttagcgtctgcaacctttttgggggagcctataggtctatatgctgaatcatcatcagccattgcctgatcctccctggtcctagcttagatggagaggaggcttgggcgctgatcatataatatatatagtcagtctctagggcattgtcctgcttgctatggcaatgtcactgtcctttgcctctgccattcatgagtgtcctttaaaactGAAGTATTGTTCGTAGACAAATGTATCAAATACTGCTACATCTTAAATttcacatagaaaaaaaattatgagattATTGTTAGTGTTACTCAGAAGTCCTTGTAAATTTACTAAGCCATGTAGCCCATTAATTGGATTTTAGCCCATCGGAATAAGATAGAAAGCTTCTTATATCAAGAAATTTCAATCAAGAATAATTTGACTGAACTTATTCTTTATAATCGCTACAATAGAACTTGAACGTGAAtacaaaaaaaatgataatttgcgAAAAAAtaggcataatttttttttcctgtaataacaTATATGTGAACTTTATATGAGTTAGGGTTCTCATTAAAACGCGTTTAAATTATAACGATTTTCTCTGTAAAAAAGTTACTgattcatgaaatgaaataaaatgataaaagctAGGAACTAGAAGATAGTTAACAATTTTGAAATATAACCATTTTCCTCTGTATAAAGATTACTGATTCATGAATTGAAAAATTGATAAAAGCTATGAAACAGAACatggttacactcgggcacaatattctatcctagtcttcctcttgttttggtaaagtttttataggagatatttattttaatgttacccttaataaatataatttttccttgttccctttcctcactgagctattttccctgttggagcccctgggcttatagcattctgcttttccaactatagtcaattctttttcgtgaggcagatttacaccgactcgcaggggtgcccttttagctcggaaaagttacctgatcgctgattggttggacaagataattctaaccaatcagcgatcaggaaactcttcatagctaaaagggcaccgctgcgagtcggtgcaaatgcgcctcattaaaaaaaattgagcatggggttgtagctcagcaagtaataataataataatgataagttttgAAATGCACAATAACTCTTAGCAATATTACGAACAAAGCAATAGAATGGGCAGAAAATTTGCCTCATTTGTCCAGGTACCTGAGCAGGGCATGTTGCATTCATTCTTTCCGGATTCTTCTCCGCACCAATACTTGTTGTTGAGTTGGAAGAGTCCGTAATCCTTGCTGCCGTCCCAATTGGCGTGGTTGATGGCTTCCGTGTTGAAGGTCGATTCGTACTGAGCGATGCAGACCCCTGGTGGAAATAGTCACGAATAAATCATTAAGGGTCATAGTGAAGGAGTTTTTCTAGGGCTTGTTACACATTCTCtccctcttacacacacacacacacacacatatatatatatatatatatatatatatatatatatatatatatatatatatatatatatatatatatatttcatcagctgttattaatccactgcagaacaaaggtatcagacgtgcccttccacttgcgtcggttGATGGTCTTTCTAAGCTAGTCCACACCTTCAACCTTTCTGTTTGTCAATCCATGGTCTTTTCTTTCTTCTGCTTATTTTTCAATCTCTGGGGACCTAtcctgttaatcttaatgtccatctattatctgtcattgtctttatatgtcctacccatgtttaacaacatataagaaaaagaaattacatatatatatatatatatatatatatatatatatatatatatatgtatatatatgtatatatatatatatatatatatatatatatatatatatatatatatatatatattgcgtaaaatGTATTTACAGTCGTACCAACGCATTGTTTAATGTAATATTTGGTTTCAAATAGTAAGTATTTTTATCTCAAGAGTCTACGTACAATCTATACTATAATGTAACTTCAATGAATTAAGGCATACCGTATGATCTCAGCTTCACTGATATATACGCAATTTCATAACATTAAATAGATTTTACATGGGTGGTTGGTGATTCGTATTGCCATGTGCACGACACGGGCTCTTGCTGCCTAGCAGTCCGTAAAAATTTTACCTAGGAACGTGGAACCCTGTTCTTAATTTTATTTAGGATCGCGTACCTTTTCATTATAATCAATCGG from Palaemon carinicauda isolate YSFRI2023 chromosome 44, ASM3689809v2, whole genome shotgun sequence encodes:
- the LOC137634522 gene encoding lysozyme C-like; this encodes MRNLLCIVILVSAVTTDTLAKRFEKCELATVLENKHKMPREEVKNWVCIAQYESTFNTEAINHANWDGSKDYGLFQLNNKYWCGEESGKNECNMPCSALLDDDLTDDLACIKKIIRDTERWKGKGTGLTAWVAYVNRCQNRNLDDYMAECWSDPIDSNIINTKDEESTQEPEESTQEQETVTENGGSNNEDSPIINLVRVPIMLQRFPYFQHLINPYGYIYQQKYQ